From a region of the Janthinobacterium sp. 61 genome:
- a CDS encoding sigma-54-dependent Fis family transcriptional regulator gives MYQTSATYRSTPFSSIADVNTSQAGQDNVPVIIETSHQRSVAFGLSPTATPEFTPAGKSDLSLLIERNRMLHTHALPAMETLYQQIVNTHNMVILTDANGVIVHSLGDDDFLEKANRVALQPGVAWSEQSRGTNAIGTAITEKVPTLVHADQHYLAANHFLTCSAAPITDHRGNVIGVLDVSSDQRSFHKHTMALVRMSALMIENQLFSATFEDAITVHFHARPEFIGTLMEGIASFTPGGRFLSANKNGLFQLGLSFAALQSHTFSSLFGLPVSALYDHYRTAAPGLLNLCMHSGVRVYGRAQLRLANSAFQHGFTASTDHGDINAVSAPVPAPASHAANAARRLSGLRYLRTGDPQLELVIEKVNKVLGRDIPILVMGETGTGKELLAQAIHNDSPRAMGPFIAVNCASIPETLIESELFGYEDGAFTGARKKGAIGKILQANGGTLFLDEIGDMPFGLQARLLRVLQERMVTPLGSSKSITVNVELICATNHNLRERMAKGLFREDLYYRLNGLVVKLPPLRERTDLETVVKKILATEAPDTRYTVAPDILRMFHQHKWPGNFRQLTNLLRTAIVMAGDEHEICLRHMPDDFLDDVEMTQAHAASASTDRMIAAGANLEEMEQSVILKSLDAHGGNVSATARALGVSRNTIYRKVPHLK, from the coding sequence ATGTATCAAACGTCCGCTACTTACCGTAGCACACCGTTCTCGTCTATTGCAGACGTGAACACCTCGCAGGCAGGACAGGACAACGTCCCCGTCATCATTGAAACTTCCCACCAGCGCTCAGTCGCCTTTGGCCTGTCGCCCACCGCCACGCCCGAATTTACGCCAGCAGGAAAATCCGATCTGTCCTTGCTGATCGAGCGAAACCGCATGCTGCACACGCACGCTCTGCCCGCGATGGAAACTCTGTACCAGCAAATCGTCAACACGCACAATATGGTGATCTTGACGGATGCCAATGGTGTGATCGTGCATTCGCTGGGCGATGATGATTTCCTGGAAAAAGCCAACCGGGTGGCCTTGCAGCCAGGCGTGGCATGGTCGGAACAAAGCCGGGGCACGAATGCCATCGGCACGGCCATCACGGAGAAAGTACCCACCCTGGTCCATGCGGACCAGCATTACCTGGCCGCCAATCATTTCCTGACTTGCTCTGCGGCACCGATCACCGACCACAGGGGCAATGTTATCGGCGTACTGGATGTCTCGAGCGACCAGCGCAGTTTTCACAAGCATACGATGGCCCTGGTGCGCATGTCGGCGCTGATGATCGAAAATCAGCTGTTTTCCGCCACCTTCGAAGATGCCATCACCGTCCACTTCCACGCGCGCCCCGAATTCATCGGCACCTTGATGGAAGGCATCGCCTCATTCACCCCGGGCGGACGGTTCTTATCCGCCAATAAGAACGGTTTGTTTCAGCTGGGCCTGTCATTTGCCGCGCTGCAATCACATACCTTCAGCTCCCTGTTCGGCTTGCCCGTGTCTGCCCTGTACGACCATTACCGCACGGCCGCACCCGGTCTGCTGAACCTGTGCATGCACAGCGGCGTGCGCGTATATGGTCGCGCGCAATTGCGCCTGGCCAATAGTGCCTTCCAGCACGGTTTCACAGCCAGCACCGACCATGGCGATATCAACGCCGTGTCGGCCCCGGTTCCCGCGCCGGCCAGCCACGCGGCCAACGCGGCGCGGCGCCTGTCCGGCCTCCGTTATCTGCGCACGGGCGATCCGCAACTGGAGCTGGTGATTGAAAAAGTCAACAAGGTATTGGGGCGCGACATTCCTATTCTTGTCATGGGCGAAACGGGGACTGGCAAGGAATTGCTGGCGCAGGCCATCCATAACGATTCGCCACGCGCCATGGGACCGTTTATCGCCGTCAATTGCGCTTCGATCCCGGAAACCCTGATCGAGTCCGAGCTGTTCGGCTATGAAGACGGGGCATTTACGGGCGCGCGCAAGAAAGGCGCCATCGGCAAGATTTTGCAGGCGAACGGCGGCACCCTGTTCCTCGATGAAATCGGCGACATGCCCTTTGGCTTGCAGGCGCGCCTGTTGCGCGTGCTGCAAGAACGCATGGTCACGCCGCTGGGCAGCAGCAAATCGATCACTGTGAATGTGGAACTCATTTGCGCCACGAATCACAACTTGCGCGAACGCATGGCCAAAGGGCTCTTTCGCGAAGACTTGTATTACCGCCTGAATGGTTTGGTGGTAAAACTGCCGCCGCTGCGAGAACGCACGGACCTGGAAACGGTCGTGAAAAAGATCCTTGCAACAGAAGCGCCCGACACGCGCTATACGGTCGCGCCAGACATCCTGCGCATGTTCCACCAGCATAAATGGCCAGGCAATTTCCGCCAACTAACGAATCTGTTGCGCACGGCCATCGTCATGGCTGGCGACGAGCATGAGATCTGTTTGCGTCACATGCCCGATGATTTCCTCGACGATGTTGAGATGACGCAAGCCCATGCCGCCAGCGCCAGCACGGACCGCATGATCGCCGCTGGCGCCAACCTGGAAGAAATGGAACAAAGCGTGATCCTCAAGTCGCTCGATGCGCATGGCGGCAACGTCTCGGCCACGGCCAGGGCCCTGGGCGTATCGCGCAATACGATCTATCGCAAGGTGCCACATCTGAAATAG
- a CDS encoding FAD:protein FMN transferase → MQRRTFISAAIGSVAGMAGLALPGSMARGTATASGVRPYQGAALGFGTTIAVTVLHHDQHQAELAIEDALHAARNIDRLMSIYSPASQVFQLNRDGRLARPDAHLLAVLSQAQALSQWSDGAFDITVQPLWQLFRAAADQASLPTDTLRRAAQARVSWRQLAWDRREVHFLQPGMALTLNGLAQGYAADMALAAVQARGIRHALLDTGEFIARGQRSPRRPWTLGIQDPRDGEILAATLKVEGRSVATSGDYECTFTPDFVHHHIFDPANGDSPGELASVTVLAPTGLLADGLSTTFMVTGAARAHAMAAHMQGVDLMTIDKSGQRKMSPGFPRLL, encoded by the coding sequence ATGCAGCGTAGGACGTTTATTTCCGCCGCCATCGGCAGCGTGGCCGGCATGGCGGGCTTGGCTTTGCCTGGCAGCATGGCGCGCGGCACGGCCACGGCGTCCGGCGTACGGCCTTATCAAGGCGCCGCGCTGGGATTTGGCACGACCATCGCCGTCACCGTATTGCACCATGATCAGCACCAGGCCGAACTGGCCATTGAAGATGCCTTGCATGCGGCCAGGAATATCGACCGCCTGATGAGCATTTACAGTCCAGCGAGCCAAGTCTTCCAGCTGAACCGCGATGGGCGCCTGGCCCGGCCGGACGCGCATCTGCTGGCCGTGCTGTCGCAGGCGCAAGCCTTGTCGCAATGGAGCGATGGGGCGTTTGATATCACCGTGCAACCTTTGTGGCAGCTGTTTCGCGCGGCGGCGGACCAGGCCAGCTTGCCGACGGACACATTGCGCCGCGCGGCACAGGCGCGGGTGAGCTGGCGGCAACTGGCGTGGGACAGGCGCGAAGTACATTTTCTTCAGCCCGGCATGGCGCTGACCTTGAATGGCCTGGCGCAAGGCTACGCGGCGGACATGGCGCTGGCGGCCGTGCAGGCGCGCGGCATACGGCACGCGCTGCTCGACACGGGCGAGTTCATTGCGCGCGGACAGCGCTCCCCGCGCCGACCATGGACCTTGGGCATCCAGGACCCGCGCGACGGGGAAATCCTGGCGGCCACCCTGAAAGTGGAAGGGCGCAGCGTGGCCACGTCGGGCGACTACGAATGCACGTTCACGCCCGACTTTGTGCATCACCATATCTTCGACCCAGCGAACGGTGATTCGCCGGGAGAACTGGCCAGCGTGACCGTGCTGGCCCCCACGGGCTTGCTGGCCGATGGCTTGTCAACGACCTTCATGGTGACGGGCGCCGCGCGTGCGCATGCCATGGCCGCGCACATGCAGGGCGTGGACCTGATGACTATCGACAAGTCGGGGCAGCGCAAGATGTCGCCCGGCTTTCCCCGTCTGCTTTAG
- a CDS encoding 4Fe-4S binding protein — MRTMRLFIGCWLFLFILGQAWAGVLTKAELARRFPAPIVVGDKETDLVVWPLFRQNATAIELVGYVFESVDLAPIPGFSGVPVNLLIAINPQGSFLDVSVLSQHEPVFLDGLGEAPLFQFVKQYQGLSLKQNIAIDAKKKRAPDPTHADIDGVSKATASVRIINQSVLASALKVSRKKLGFAQGRDPDQIARIRMDVFEKLSMAQMLKQGLIQHVRLSNKDVESLFAGSPGAGLDVEATRAPDGVFIDLYLAYVSVPTVGRKLLTERSWNKLRNRLDEGDHAILVMSRGRYSVLGDDFVRGTVPDRLLLKQDGLPIDMRDLDLDLELHLSEGGALPTENVAVFRIISQAGLDPASPLAFSLPITRNKGIVYPERIARNVDFSYRLPADFYIAPQGDDATWRGTWKNRKAELLLLVAGLALLAGALAWQKRLVRDGRQFTWFRNLFLLFTIAFIGYYAQGQLSIVNITGVIQALLAGRSLGFFLFDPMTVILWAFVLLSLFIWGRGTFCGWLCPFGALQEFTGKLGQWLRLPQWKIKPRLDGRLKWIKYGLLAAILGSSMFSSQITDKLVELEPFKTAITLNFVRAWPFVAYAVGLLLLSSVSYKFFCRYLCPFGAALALLGRFRLFNWIPRRKECGTPCQTCRHRCEYHAIAPSGKVDYGECFQCMDCVVIYASDEKCAPLMLEIKRARTIPIVRATAEESSNAA, encoded by the coding sequence ATGCGGACAATGCGGTTGTTCATCGGATGCTGGCTATTCCTGTTTATCCTGGGCCAGGCGTGGGCGGGCGTGCTCACCAAGGCCGAGCTGGCACGGCGCTTTCCTGCTCCCATCGTCGTCGGTGACAAGGAGACCGATTTGGTCGTCTGGCCCTTGTTCAGGCAAAACGCGACGGCCATCGAACTGGTCGGCTATGTTTTTGAATCGGTGGACCTGGCGCCCATCCCCGGCTTTTCCGGTGTGCCCGTCAATTTATTGATCGCCATTAATCCGCAGGGCAGTTTTCTGGACGTGTCTGTTCTATCGCAGCATGAGCCCGTGTTTCTCGATGGCCTGGGAGAAGCGCCTTTGTTTCAATTCGTCAAACAGTATCAGGGCTTGTCGCTGAAACAGAATATCGCCATCGATGCCAAGAAGAAACGCGCGCCAGACCCCACCCACGCCGATATCGATGGCGTATCGAAGGCCACGGCATCCGTGCGCATCATCAACCAAAGCGTGCTGGCCTCGGCCTTGAAAGTGTCGCGCAAAAAACTTGGCTTCGCGCAAGGACGCGACCCCGACCAGATCGCCCGTATCCGCATGGATGTGTTTGAAAAACTCAGCATGGCGCAGATGCTCAAACAGGGCTTGATCCAGCATGTACGCCTGAGCAACAAGGATGTGGAGAGCCTGTTTGCCGGCAGTCCCGGCGCGGGACTCGATGTGGAAGCCACACGCGCGCCGGACGGCGTGTTTATCGACCTGTACCTGGCCTATGTATCCGTGCCCACGGTGGGACGCAAGCTGTTGACGGAACGCAGCTGGAACAAGCTGCGCAACCGGCTAGACGAGGGCGACCACGCCATCCTCGTGATGTCGCGCGGGCGTTACAGCGTGCTGGGCGACGATTTCGTGCGTGGCACCGTCCCCGACCGGCTATTGCTGAAGCAGGATGGCTTGCCCATCGATATGCGCGACCTGGACCTGGACCTGGAATTGCACTTGTCGGAGGGCGGGGCGTTGCCGACTGAAAATGTCGCCGTGTTTCGCATCATCAGCCAGGCGGGGCTTGATCCGGCCAGCCCGCTGGCATTTTCTCTCCCTATCACGCGCAACAAGGGCATCGTGTATCCGGAACGCATCGCCCGCAACGTGGATTTCAGCTACCGCTTGCCCGCCGATTTCTATATCGCGCCACAAGGCGACGATGCCACGTGGCGCGGCACGTGGAAGAACCGCAAGGCTGAACTGCTGCTCTTGGTCGCCGGGCTGGCGCTGCTGGCCGGCGCTTTGGCCTGGCAGAAACGCCTGGTGCGCGATGGGCGGCAATTTACCTGGTTCCGCAATCTGTTCCTGTTGTTTACCATCGCTTTCATCGGCTACTACGCGCAGGGGCAGCTATCGATCGTCAATATTACGGGCGTCATCCAGGCGTTGCTGGCGGGGCGCAGCCTGGGCTTTTTCCTGTTCGACCCGATGACGGTGATCTTGTGGGCTTTTGTGCTGCTCAGCCTATTTATATGGGGACGGGGCACGTTTTGCGGCTGGCTGTGTCCGTTTGGAGCCCTGCAGGAATTCACTGGCAAGCTGGGCCAGTGGCTGCGCTTGCCGCAGTGGAAGATCAAGCCACGCCTCGACGGGCGCTTGAAATGGATCAAGTATGGCTTGCTGGCGGCCATTCTTGGCAGCAGCATGTTTTCCAGCCAAATCACGGACAAGCTGGTGGAACTGGAGCCGTTCAAGACGGCCATTACCCTGAATTTTGTGCGCGCCTGGCCCTTCGTCGCGTATGCCGTGGGCTTGCTGCTGCTCAGCAGTGTTTCCTACAAATTCTTTTGCCGCTACCTGTGCCCGTTTGGCGCGGCGCTGGCGCTGCTGGGGCGCTTTCGCCTATTCAACTGGATTCCCCGTCGCAAGGAATGCGGCACGCCTTGCCAGACTTGCCGCCACCGTTGCGAGTATCACGCCATCGCGCCCAGCGGGAAAGTCGATTACGGTGAGTGTTTTCAGTGTATGGATTGCGTGGTGATTTACGCCAGCGATGAAAAATGCGCTCCCTTGATGCTGGAAATCAAGCGTGCCCGCACCATTCCCATAGTCCGGGCCACGGCAGAGGAGAGCAGCAATGCAGCGTAG
- a CDS encoding porin, producing the protein MNTLIKLGSLGVMTIAAMGQAQAVDIKAGDWTVSVGGIVNAYYTQVSCSGDAVGGLALGGQALGCGGEKDRTTIGNGLLPNGLITSASSRLGEYDVKALIGIYNSTATDSAISQNSVVDVRQAFFTFGNAEMGTFKLGRDYGIFGANAILSDMTLLGSGAPVQATQRGRVTLGHIGAGYTYLGNYGQIMYSSPKSSGFGVDVALVSPVSDTPIVAGSTYSSKSSPQVQAQLTYGQEGLKAWLGVKSQKFTSKTPGIDDLTMRGVEVGGSYQMGPAGVLLNYQGGKGLGILSDADQGDTKSKNWLLQGTYKTTDKLKLGLSYGISKNDDNTAGTGGLKSNANLTLGAYYSLNSAITLVGELGQTRSKGFTGGEAKMNGVSLGGIIFF; encoded by the coding sequence ATGAACACATTGATCAAGCTGGGGAGCCTGGGTGTCATGACAATCGCAGCGATGGGGCAGGCGCAAGCCGTCGATATCAAGGCGGGCGACTGGACGGTGTCGGTGGGCGGCATCGTCAACGCCTACTACACGCAAGTGTCCTGTTCGGGCGATGCGGTGGGCGGGCTGGCGCTGGGTGGCCAGGCGCTCGGTTGCGGTGGCGAGAAGGACCGCACCACCATCGGCAACGGCTTGCTGCCGAATGGCTTGATCACTTCCGCCTCGTCGCGCCTTGGCGAGTACGACGTGAAAGCCTTGATCGGCATCTACAACTCGACCGCCACCGACAGCGCCATCAGCCAGAACAGCGTGGTCGATGTACGCCAGGCCTTCTTTACGTTCGGCAATGCGGAAATGGGCACCTTCAAGTTGGGCCGTGACTACGGCATCTTCGGCGCGAATGCGATCCTGTCTGACATGACCTTATTGGGTTCTGGCGCGCCCGTGCAAGCGACGCAGCGGGGCCGGGTGACCCTGGGCCATATCGGTGCCGGCTACACCTATCTTGGCAACTATGGCCAGATCATGTACAGCTCGCCGAAGTCGAGCGGCTTTGGCGTCGATGTGGCGCTGGTCAGCCCTGTGTCCGATACGCCCATCGTGGCAGGTTCGACCTATTCTTCGAAGTCGAGCCCGCAAGTGCAGGCGCAGCTGACATACGGGCAGGAAGGCTTGAAAGCCTGGCTGGGTGTGAAGTCGCAAAAATTCACCTCGAAAACGCCAGGTATCGATGACCTGACCATGCGCGGCGTGGAGGTGGGCGGCTCGTACCAGATGGGTCCGGCTGGCGTACTGCTCAACTACCAGGGCGGCAAAGGGCTGGGCATCCTGTCCGATGCGGATCAGGGCGATACCAAGTCGAAAAACTGGCTGCTGCAAGGCACGTACAAGACGACGGACAAGCTGAAACTGGGCTTGTCCTACGGCATCAGCAAGAACGACGATAACACGGCCGGCACGGGTGGCTTGAAGTCGAACGCCAACCTGACCCTCGGTGCGTATTACTCGCTCAACAGCGCGATCACGCTGGTGGGTGAACTGGGCCAGACGCGCTCGAAAGGCTTTACGGGCGGCGAAGCGAAGATGAATGGCGTGTCCTTGGGCGGCATCATTTTCTTCTAA
- a CDS encoding PQQ-dependent methanol/ethanol family dehydrogenase: MGIVVGLSVASLVQAADVGNVTSAMLDSTAKNPSSVLSFGMGTQGQRYSPLTQINDKTVAKLVPAWSFSFGGEKQRGQESQPLIHNGKMFVTASYSRIFAVDLKTGAKLWKYEHRLPDGIMPCCDVVNRGAALYGNLVIFGTLDAYLVALDQNTGKIVWKEKVDDYAAGYSMTAAPLIAEGLLLTGVSGGEFGIVGRVEARNPMTGELVWSRPTVEGHMGHRYDKDGKATDNGVSGTVNKTWPGDLWKTGGASTWMGGTYDPQTKLAYFGTGNPAPWNSHLRPGDNLYSSSTVALDVKTGQIKWAYQNTPNDSWDFDGANEFVTFDMDGKRYGGKADRNGFFYVIDANNGKLQNAFPFVKKITWASSIDLKTGRPNFIAANRPGDPTKGEEGKKGTTVFSAPAFLGAKNQMPMAYSPQTKLFYVPANEWGMDIWNEPISYKKGGAFLGAGFTIKPLFDDYIGAMRAIDPKTGKIVWEVKNNAPLWGGVMSTAGNLVFYGTPEGFLKAVDAKTGKELWKFQTGSGVVAPPVTWQDGDTQYVAVVSGWGGAVPLWGGEVAKKVNFLEQGGSVWVFKLASK, encoded by the coding sequence ATGGGGATCGTCGTCGGTTTGAGTGTCGCCTCGCTGGTCCAGGCGGCCGACGTGGGCAATGTCACCAGTGCCATGCTCGACAGCACGGCGAAGAATCCGTCTAGCGTCCTGTCGTTTGGCATGGGCACGCAGGGCCAGCGCTATTCGCCGTTGACGCAGATCAATGACAAGACCGTGGCCAAGCTGGTGCCGGCCTGGTCGTTCTCGTTTGGTGGTGAAAAACAGCGGGGCCAGGAATCGCAGCCGCTGATTCATAACGGCAAGATGTTTGTCACGGCCTCGTATTCGCGCATCTTTGCCGTCGACTTGAAAACGGGCGCCAAGCTGTGGAAGTATGAGCATCGCTTGCCAGACGGCATCATGCCATGCTGCGACGTGGTCAACCGCGGTGCCGCCCTGTACGGCAACCTGGTGATCTTCGGCACGCTGGACGCCTACCTGGTGGCGCTGGATCAAAACACGGGCAAGATCGTCTGGAAGGAAAAGGTCGACGACTACGCTGCCGGTTACTCGATGACAGCCGCGCCGCTGATCGCCGAAGGCTTGCTGCTGACGGGCGTATCGGGCGGGGAATTTGGCATCGTGGGCCGGGTCGAAGCGCGCAATCCCATGACCGGCGAACTGGTGTGGAGCCGTCCGACCGTGGAGGGCCACATGGGCCACCGCTACGACAAGGATGGCAAGGCGACGGATAACGGCGTGTCTGGCACCGTGAACAAGACCTGGCCGGGCGACCTGTGGAAAACGGGCGGCGCCTCGACCTGGATGGGCGGAACCTACGATCCGCAAACCAAGCTGGCCTACTTTGGCACCGGCAACCCGGCACCGTGGAACAGCCATTTGCGTCCCGGCGACAACCTCTATTCCTCGTCCACCGTGGCGTTGGACGTGAAGACGGGCCAGATCAAATGGGCCTATCAAAACACGCCGAACGACTCCTGGGACTTCGATGGCGCGAACGAGTTCGTCACCTTCGACATGGATGGCAAGCGTTACGGCGGCAAGGCCGACCGCAACGGTTTCTTCTATGTGATCGATGCAAACAACGGCAAGCTGCAAAACGCCTTCCCGTTCGTAAAGAAGATCACTTGGGCCAGCAGCATCGACCTGAAGACGGGACGGCCGAACTTCATCGCCGCCAACCGCCCTGGCGATCCGACCAAGGGTGAAGAGGGCAAGAAGGGCACGACCGTATTTTCCGCCCCGGCCTTCCTCGGCGCCAAAAATCAGATGCCGATGGCGTACTCGCCGCAGACCAAGCTGTTCTACGTTCCCGCGAATGAATGGGGCATGGACATCTGGAACGAGCCGATCAGCTACAAGAAGGGCGGCGCCTTCCTCGGTGCCGGTTTCACCATCAAGCCTTTGTTTGACGACTACATCGGCGCCATGCGCGCCATCGATCCGAAGACCGGCAAGATCGTTTGGGAAGTCAAGAACAATGCGCCGCTGTGGGGTGGCGTGATGAGTACTGCCGGCAATCTGGTGTTCTACGGTACGCCGGAAGGCTTCCTGAAAGCCGTCGATGCGAAGACGGGCAAGGAGCTGTGGAAATTCCAGACGGGTTCCGGCGTCGTGGCGCCGCCCGTCACCTGGCAGGATGGCGACACGCAATATGTGGCCGTCGTATCCGGCTGGGGTGGCGCGGTGCCACTGTGGGGTGGCGAAGTGGCGAAGAAGGTCAACTTCCTGGAGCAGGGCGGTTCCGTGTGGGTCTTCAAGCTGGCATCGAAGTAA
- a CDS encoding DUF779 domain-containing protein — protein sequence MSAAIARVVATVAALEMMDKLRQRHGPLMFFQSGGCCDGSAPMCYALGEFDVSDTDIYLGNLNGTPFYMGLEQFEYWEHTQLIIDVVDGNGGMFSLDNGTGKRFLTRSRLFTDEECALLHAQPHEHDRKST from the coding sequence ATGAGTGCAGCAATTGCCCGGGTGGTCGCCACCGTAGCGGCGCTGGAAATGATGGACAAGTTGCGCCAGCGTCACGGACCGCTGATGTTTTTCCAGTCAGGCGGCTGCTGTGATGGCAGTGCGCCCATGTGTTATGCGCTGGGCGAGTTCGATGTCAGCGATACCGACATTTATCTCGGCAATTTGAATGGCACACCGTTTTACATGGGACTCGAGCAATTCGAGTACTGGGAGCATACCCAGTTGATTATCGATGTGGTCGATGGCAATGGCGGCATGTTTTCACTCGACAACGGCACAGGCAAGCGCTTCCTGACGCGCTCGCGCCTGTTCACCGATGAAGAGTGCGCCTTGTTGCATGCCCAGCCGCATGAACACGACAGAAAAAGCACCTGA
- the adh gene encoding aldehyde dehydrogenase, giving the protein MNLADISKLGVANPFKQRYDNYIGGKFVAPVKGEYFPNITPITGLPFCEIARSTAEDVELALDAAHAAKDAWGKTSPAERANILNRIADRIEQNLSLIATAETIDNGKPIRETMNADIPLAIDHFRYFAGCIRAQEGSVAQIDAETYAYHYHEPLGVVGQIIPWNFPILMAVWKLAPALAAGNCVVLKPAEQTPASIMVLIELIGDLLPPGVLNIINGFGLEAGKPLASSKRIAKIAFTGETGTGRLIMGYAAQNLIPVTLELGGKSPNIFFEDVMDADDDYFDKCLEGFTMFALNQGEVCTCPSRVLIQESIYEKFIERALKRVAAIKQGNPLDSSTMIGAQASQEQLEKILSYLDIGRQEGAEVLAGGERNTQAGDLEGGYYVRPTVFKGNNKMRIFQEEIFGPVVSVTTFKDEAEALAIANDTLYGLGAGLWTRDGSRAFRMGRAIQAGRVWTNCYHLYPAHAAFGGYKQSGIGRENHKMMLDHYQQTKNLLVSYSPKALGFF; this is encoded by the coding sequence ATGAATCTCGCAGACATCAGCAAACTGGGCGTAGCCAATCCCTTCAAGCAACGCTATGACAATTACATCGGCGGCAAATTCGTTGCGCCAGTAAAAGGTGAATACTTTCCTAACATAACGCCCATCACGGGCTTGCCGTTTTGCGAAATCGCCCGTTCCACGGCGGAAGACGTCGAGCTGGCGCTGGACGCCGCCCATGCCGCCAAGGATGCCTGGGGCAAGACTTCACCTGCCGAGCGCGCCAACATCCTGAACCGCATCGCCGACCGCATCGAACAGAACCTGAGCCTGATCGCCACGGCGGAAACCATCGATAACGGCAAGCCGATCCGCGAGACGATGAATGCCGACATTCCGCTGGCCATCGACCATTTCCGTTACTTCGCCGGCTGCATCCGCGCGCAGGAGGGTTCCGTCGCGCAAATCGACGCGGAAACCTATGCCTACCACTACCACGAACCGCTGGGCGTCGTGGGCCAGATCATCCCGTGGAATTTCCCGATTCTGATGGCCGTGTGGAAACTGGCGCCAGCCCTGGCGGCCGGCAATTGCGTGGTCCTGAAACCGGCCGAGCAGACTCCCGCCTCCATCATGGTGTTGATCGAGCTGATCGGCGACTTGCTGCCACCGGGCGTGTTGAACATCATCAACGGTTTCGGTCTGGAAGCGGGCAAGCCGCTGGCGTCGAGCAAGCGCATCGCCAAGATCGCCTTCACGGGTGAAACGGGTACGGGCCGCTTGATCATGGGTTACGCCGCGCAGAACCTGATTCCCGTCACCCTGGAGCTGGGCGGCAAGTCGCCGAATATCTTCTTTGAAGATGTGATGGATGCTGACGATGATTATTTCGACAAGTGCCTGGAAGGCTTCACGATGTTTGCGCTGAATCAGGGCGAAGTGTGCACCTGCCCATCGCGCGTGTTGATCCAGGAATCGATCTACGAGAAATTCATCGAACGAGCCTTGAAGCGCGTGGCCGCCATCAAGCAGGGTAACCCGCTCGACTCTTCCACCATGATCGGCGCCCAGGCGTCGCAGGAGCAGCTGGAAAAAATTCTGTCCTACCTCGATATCGGCCGCCAGGAAGGCGCCGAAGTGCTGGCCGGTGGCGAGCGCAATACGCAGGCAGGCGACCTGGAGGGTGGCTACTACGTGCGTCCGACCGTATTCAAGGGCAACAACAAGATGCGCATCTTCCAGGAAGAAATTTTCGGGCCCGTCGTGTCCGTGACCACCTTCAAGGATGAGGCCGAAGCGCTGGCGATTGCCAACGATACCTTGTACGGCCTGGGTGCCGGCTTGTGGACGCGCGACGGTTCGCGCGCCTTCCGCATGGGGCGCGCCATCCAGGCGGGCCGCGTGTGGACCAATTGTTACCACCTGTATCCAGCCCACGCCGCATTCGGCGGCTACAAGCAATCGGGTATTGGCCGCGAAAACCACAAGATGATGCTCGATCACTACCAGCAAACGAAGAACTTGCTGGTGAGCTATAGCCCGAAAGCCCTGGGCTTCTTCTAA
- a CDS encoding beta-propeller fold lactonase family protein, which produces MPNFFSRLRQVCWLLPVLASSAIQAAPFAYVPNEKSGTLSVIDTATDQVVRQIAAGKRPRGIAADPTGRQLFVTDAASSALLLIDNEVGAPLRTVALGKSPEGVSASHDGRYVAVAVEENNSVALLDGQTGVLLADIKVQGRNPEHAVFSPDGRWLLVSAEEAEQVDVIDVAQRRQVASIAVGLRPRGIGFSPDSGRAYVACELVNAVYVIDMAARKAIATIPAGKNANGIAVHPSGKQVYVSNGTDGTVMVIDTASNQVTATIPVGKRPWNMAITPDGAKLYVANGRSNSVSVIDTASARKVADIAVGELPWGVVIR; this is translated from the coding sequence ATGCCCAACTTCTTCTCGCGCTTGCGCCAGGTTTGCTGGCTGCTGCCTGTGCTCGCCAGCAGCGCCATCCAGGCCGCTCCGTTTGCCTATGTGCCCAATGAAAAATCGGGCACCCTGAGCGTGATCGACACGGCGACCGACCAGGTAGTGCGCCAGATTGCCGCAGGCAAGCGTCCGCGCGGCATCGCCGCCGACCCCACAGGACGGCAATTGTTTGTCACGGATGCCGCCAGCAGTGCCTTATTGCTGATTGACAATGAAGTCGGCGCGCCCCTGCGCACGGTGGCGCTGGGCAAGTCGCCCGAAGGCGTCAGCGCTTCCCATGACGGTCGTTACGTGGCTGTGGCCGTCGAGGAAAACAATAGCGTGGCCTTGCTCGATGGCCAGACGGGTGTCTTGCTCGCCGACATCAAGGTGCAAGGGCGGAACCCGGAACATGCCGTGTTCAGCCCCGATGGGCGCTGGCTGCTGGTGAGCGCGGAAGAGGCCGAGCAAGTCGATGTCATTGATGTTGCGCAACGCCGCCAGGTCGCTTCCATCGCTGTCGGCCTGCGTCCGCGCGGCATTGGTTTCAGCCCCGATTCGGGCCGAGCCTATGTGGCGTGCGAACTGGTCAATGCCGTGTATGTGATCGACATGGCCGCGCGCAAGGCGATTGCCACCATTCCAGCGGGCAAGAATGCCAACGGTATCGCTGTCCATCCCAGCGGCAAGCAGGTGTATGTCTCGAACGGCACGGATGGCACGGTGATGGTGATCGATACGGCCAGCAATCAGGTCACGGCCACCATTCCCGTCGGCAAGCGCCCGTGGAATATGGCCATCACGCCGGACGGTGCCAAGCTGTACGTGGCCAATGGCCGCTCGAACAGCGTTTCCGTCATCGATACGGCCAGCGCGCGCAAGGTGGCCGATATTGCCGTGGGCGAATTGCCATGGGGCGTGGTGATTCGGTAG